TTTAATGTAACAAAgtaacataatgttgctttaatgctggttattataaagtggtACCCACATTTGTTTGGTGGAATGCACTAAACCAGATTTCACTGAAGCAGAAATCAACAAAGCTAAGAGTCCCAAGTCATGCTAGCCATTTAGCATGGAAATACTTTGACCCTTAATGctaatgttaacatgctaatatgctcacagtgacaatgctTACATGCAGATGTTATGCAGCTACAGTGCTAACCATGTTCGCCACCTAAGTTTAACATGTTGGCATCCTGACAATTGCTAATTAAATCTAACACagacaacataaaaaaatgaactaaaaggATCAACAGAATTTGTAGAAATAATGGTTGTGTCATTAAGATATCTCTGTATTGTGTTaaagagatgtctactgaagttagcatgctaaccagataCCAGATAGTTcacagtctggactgctagctgcacggctaactgagctaactaacaaacggcagctacagttagcattAGTTTGCAGATAGTCTGGTGAGATGCTGCCCTGTTTACCTTTAATCTATCATTAGATCATTCCGTCTGGATCAAAATGGTGGCCCGGCCGTCAAACCTCGTCGAGCTGTggataaaaactgaaaacagccCTGTTCAAGGTGAAACCTACATTTGATCCAGATTCGAGGACCTGTCTCTCAGAAAGGGCCCTCTTTTAAAATCCGGTTTTTAAATCTTGCTCGACAAGATGCTTGCGTGGTGTCACAGCTGCAGAGGAGCTGAGTGTTGATGTCAGAAAGAAAGGAGGCTAAATGTCTCTGTCTGCATcggtggagctgaggtggagcaggttaCAGTTAGGTTCCTTGGGATTACCATCACGAGGACTGATCTtggtcatcacacatcaccaccctggtatgaaaaaaaagcacagagaaGGCCCCAATGCAGCAAATCTGGGggcataaaaaaatatgttgttgcATGAATGGGTGTGGTGGGGTTTGGCTTTATAAAGCACCACATATCATGTTTGCCCCCAGGTCCCTGAGAGAAGTTAGCACGGCTCTGGTTTTTACAGATTATCTTCATTATTCaagctaaaacaaaaaacatctatgGGTTTATAGTccgggttaaaaaaaaaacggatcCAATCAAGAAATCTGATCATATTTTTCAACATGGAGTTTCAGACAACTCTTCAGAACGGGAAAGCTTATAGCTGCACTCCACTTCACTCTCACCTTGATGTAAAACAGCCGTTTCAGgattttactgtaaaaaaaccCCCATCTACCTGAGCTTCACAGAACAAGCTCAGTCAATCCAgcgatatacatatataaaaaagaagataaaggGAACATTTCTCCTGCATGGGACAGGGGGGTGATGTCAGGGTACAGCCAGGGGGGATGATGCGGCATGATCCTCCAGTCCACTGCATCAAACCGGGGCGCTCCTATTGGCTGACGGGTTACAGGGATGCTGCGCTGTGCGCGACGTCATCCGACCAGCAGCACGTTTATCTATCTCGCCGGCTCCAAAACTCGACCTGGAAATGAGGCAAGCGCTGATTTTGAGGAACACAGCGGCAAGAGACTGAGGACTGAAGACTGGACACCGGCTGAAGTCGAGACAGGACGCTCTCTGCCCGCATCCGCAGCGCACCATGAGGGAAATCGTTCACATCCAGGCTGGACAGTGTGGGAATCAGATCGGGGCGAAGGTATAGATACTATCAATATGAAGATAAAAACGATGGGAAATGCATGGAGGAGccttattgttattgttatgacTATTATTTTTCATGCGTAATGCCACGTGCGTTATTCAtccgggtgtgtgtgtgcgtgttgagCGATTTACTTGTGATTTAGAGGAATATTTTGATTTCTATTCATAAAAAAGTTTGAGATGGATTATTAATTGCTGGTAAGGGTGCGGTTCGGTCGGGCTGGGCTTTGCTCTGCAGTGATGTggcctccctctgctgctgctgctgctgctgcgtgtcATTTTCTCACCAGGCAGATACGcagtgatttaaaataaataaataaattgaaatttaaaaaaaaaacacctgacgCTCTGAACTCGTCATATCATGATTATGTTTGTTCCCATCTTAGTTCTGGGAGGTGATAAGCGATGAGCATGGCATCGATCCCACCGGGAGCTACCAAGGTGACAGTGACCTGCAGCTGGAGAGGATAAATGTCTACTACAATGAGGCGTCGggtaagaaaacaaaatagGAAAATATGTATCAAAGTTTgcttcaaataaaaacacatgtgtGCTGTTTCCATTTGCTTATTAACCTTGCACGACCTTACGCTGCCACAGACCTCATTTGAACGCCACTCGTGTCACTAAATTAGCTGCGAGGGGAAAGTAGGTCCCAGCATGAGTGCAGGGAAAAATTAGGACAGTGAATCTGCTAAAAaatctctcgctctctgtctctccatcgctctctctctgtctccctctgtgtctctctctccctctctctctatagGGAGTACAGGTATCTGCAGTCTCTGTATAGCTGACCCAGAGctctgatttttttatttattttttattttttgccttgGCATGTTGAAGGTCATCCCATGTGCGTAATGTGTCATTTTAAACGTTCACGTGGTGCCTTGTCCAGCGCTTCACCACAGGACAAGTCAGTGCTCAGAACTCAATCCATGTGCAGCCAGGACTGGGATCAGACAGACAGTGCCCACTCGTCTGCTTTGGATAAATGAAAAAGCCTGAATAGCAGGCCGCACGGGCCTAAAAAGCATGTTCCACCATTCTGTCAGCACAGCAGGCCATTATTGATTCCTTGTTTCCATGTTGCATGCTCACATCAGTGTCACCTACTGGGTCGTAGTGCATGTAACTGACTGTGCATCCCATGAATAAATGTTACAgaacagagaaataaaaacaggtaAAGCAGGGGGAAGATAGCACCTTTGTTTGACTCTGCAGAGATCAGCACTTTGAAAGCCCCACTGGTCTAAAATAAGCAGTGCAGCAtgctgaagatttttttttttttgcttgcgaGAGGggttacagacagacagagagggtggAGCAGAGGAAAGTGCAACAGACAAACAATAGGATGCATGAAGCAGTCTTTAAATGTCCATCTTGATGGACAGGCTGTAGTTTCCTTTAAGAGAACGTTACCAAACAGCACTGCTGTATTAATATTCCTCTAGTTCAGTATTCTTAATATGGAGAGTTTTTTTCCTTGGTTCCCTACAAATGTGCTGACATCATGCACCACCGAGACTGTCGATATCCTACTCCACCCTTCCATCCTTTACCTCTCTCTATCCCTCTATCTTTTGCTCTTTTTCGTCCACAGGCAGCAAATTTGTGCCTCGTGCCATCCTGGTCGACCTGGAGCCAGGCACCATGGATTCGGTTCGCTCCGGCCCGTTTGGACAGCTATTCAGACCTGACAACTTTGTCTTCGGTGAGTGAACTATTAATCTTGGTATCACCGCTTATCCTGAACCAACTGCGTATCCGTACAATATGTGCATAAGTCAGCGGCAGCTGTCACATCCTGTTAAGCTTTGCTTAGTTTCACCTGCGAGCACTGTACTGTGCGTAGAGCACGAAGCTCCTGCAGCCTCTCAGCGATGTGCCAGCAGTGTGATGCATTGTCCATGTGCAGCTGTGTCAGACTAAGACAGCTCTTGTGGTGACTCAGCGAAAAAGGAAATCTACCAGGAGATGATGCTGCAGTGCTTGGCACAAGTGAGGATACAAGGGCGGAAAACTCTGACTGACTAATTTCTATTTTTCCTCACCAGAAAATATGCAAACAAAAGAACCTTTGATAATATAAACGTGATTAATTCTGAATCTAAAGAATTATAACTCACAAGGAATATAACTGACTATATGCAGACCATGTAGGAGCTAATgaacaaatgtacattttatattttcagttttttcccttccattgctgttttgctgtgaagctccagagatgttttgtgAACTGCAaaacctcacctgtcctttccATTGGCATGGGGCTGAGTGGATAATTAGAATTACCTATAGTTAATATCTGCTTCATGAATGCGTTGCAGATCAGTTgtaagacattaaaaacaatattaggGTTGCCAGGTTGTAGAAACTAAGAGTCTGCTAGCAGCTCGATGAAGCCATGGTTtggagctacatgctaacaatGACGATgttaacatgttgatgtttagaAGCTATAACGTTTACCACTTTaacattagaaaaacaataCATAGCTGTAGCTGGTGGGAATATCATGTTGTCATTTACTTTTGGGCTGGGCACTGTACGTACATACACCAAAGTGACCTAATGATGGTGCTTGATTAAATCAAAGttatttaaaatacatcttGAAGGCGACATGAATGTCTGAAACAAATTTCTTGCTGATTCATCCAGCAGTTTTAAGACATCTCACCAAATACCAAAAAGGTCAACCTCATGGTGGTCCAAGACAGAATGTAAGGGTTTGGATTCATCCTCTTTGGGCCGTGACTGTCTGTACCAATTGTTGTgtcaatccatccaatagtggTCAAGATATGCCACTAAATATCCAAAACATCAGTTTCATGATGGCGCTACAGGAAAAGTCAGAGTTTGGCCAAATGCATTAGGATACATCCTCTGTGGATTATGAACATCTGCACCAAATTTTACTGCAATCTATCCAATCGTTGTCCAGACTTGGTGTCCATGTCACTTAATACCCAAAATGTCAACTTCACGGTCACACCACAGTGAAAGTCAGGGCATCACTAAATACAGTAAGGTACATCCTCAgcggaccatgaatgtctgtacccAATTTTATGGCAATCCATTCAAATAGACATAAATTACGAATTATAAACCTGTTCTAAAGTATGCAATACCATAATTTGCCCAACATGATTTGTCTTTTAACATTACACCCATCATGCAGGTCAAAGTGGAGCAGGAAATAACTGGGCCAAGGGTCACTACACCGAGGGAGCTGAGCTGGTGGACTCAGTACTGGACGTAGTGAGGAAGGAGTCCGAGAACTGCGACTGCCTCCAGGGCTTTCAGCTCACCCACTCACTGGGTGGAGGCACAGGTTCAGGAATGGGTACGCTGCTCATCAGCAAGATCCGCGAGGAGTACCCTGACCGCATTATGAACACCTTCAGCGTCATGCCTTCCCCCAAGGTGTCCGACACTGTGGTGGAGCCCTACAACGCCACTCTCTCCGTTCACCAACTCGTGGAAAACACAGATGAGACCTTCAGCATTGACAATGAGGCCCTATACGATATTTGCTTCCGCACCCTGAAGCTGACCACACCCACCTACGGCGATCTTAACCACCTGGTATCAGCCACCATGAGTGGGGTGACCACCTGCCTCCGCTTCCCTGGCCAACTCAATGCTGACCTCCGTAAGCTGGCTGTCAACATGGTGCCCTTCCCCCGCCTGCATTTCTTCATGCCAGGCTTTGCGCCCCTCACAAGCAGGGGCAGTCAGCAGTACCGTGCCCTCTCTGTGCCAGAGCTCACACAGCAAATGTTCGATGCCAAGAACATGATGGCGGCCTGTGACCCCCGTCACGGGCGCTACCTCACCGTGGCAGCCATCTTCCGCGGCCGTATGTCAATGAAGGAAGTGGACGAGCAGATGTTGAGCGTGCAGAACAAGAACAGCAGCTACTTTGTCGAATGGATTCCCAACAATGTCAAGACGGCCGTTTGCGACATCCCTCCCCGTGGCCTCAAGATGTCCGCCACCTTCATCGGCAACAGCACGGCCATCCAGGAGCTTTTCAGGCGGATCTCCGAGCAGTTCACAGCCATGTTCCGCCGCAAGGCCTTCCTCCACTGGTACACCGGAGAGGGGATGGATGAGATGGAGTTCACCGAGGCCGAGAGCAACATGAATGACCTGGTGTCTGAGTATCAGCAGTACCAGGACGCCACAGCTGATGAGATGGGCGAGTACGAAGAAGACGAAatggaggatgaggaagaagtCCGCCATGATGTTCGCCACTGATTGTACACCACTGACATGACACTGAGTGAACGAGTCCCCTCGAAAATTGTAATTGTTGTTGGACAAGTGCAGTGAGATCATAAGACGTACGCTCTTCAACTAACTATCGCAGTGTGCAGACACAATATTGCTGTTTAGCCGAAATTATATTGCAAATAGATATGGCTTCTTCTGACAAAGATCACAAGTGGCGTTAGAACCTAAAACGATGCAAGAACCACAGAAATGGGTTTTCCAAGTCCATGCTTTGCTAGTATCAAAAAATAAGTCGAAGTCTAAATACAGTTTTGTAACATTCACTTCAACATGCATTCACTGTCTCAAGTCTCGAAATAAAGATCCAGTCCGGTCAAAACTTAATGtcgtgtttttatttcatacatctaaaactgtctttgttttagcTACAGTGTATCATCTGTTTACTCTAGAACTCTATAGTATGCATGAGTCACACTATGTTGGAGGAAGGGAAGGCAATTCTGGaaaaagatagttgattgttgagtctcgtTCACAGATcgtaaaataaaaatgctttttggTCGGTAAAAACTCTAACCCAAAACGATTTgacgacctgggaatgagacccaacaatcaactatctccAATCGCTCTCGCTACCTTTAAGTGATGGGTCCTGTGATATTCTATATTCTTCTAACTGAACCCCAAaaccaataaaaatgtgttgttacTTGTACCATCAAGTATTTCTATGTGTATCCAAAAGCCCAATATACCTTATTCCTAGTGCCATAGACCATCATGGTGGACCAGGTAACATGTTCCTTCCTATCAATAAACATGGAGACAGTACTTTGAGTCAGTCCCACATGCGCAGTGCAGTAAATATTCACTAACAGACAAAATGCCTCCAACAAATGCACTGTTTGCTCCTTTTTAAAGGAGCTTTTGCTCAACCATGGTAACCAGTCATTaattattcagcattttctgaaGATATTTGAgacctgttttaaaatatttacgTCTCTGGTTGGAAAGAAGAGGCCCTGGGGCTGAGTGCAACAGACAGGGTGAGGAGGATTGACACTGCTTAAGAACAGACAACTGCCTCATAGTGTTTGATCTGGTCAGTATGTATGTAGACACAGAGTTCCTTTAAGATGAGTAATAATCGCTTAATGCACATTTTGCAATATAAGCAATTGAGCAAACAGGCGATCTGAAGAATCTGGTTTGAGTCTCATAGATGTATGGTAACCATTGTGAAATCGTCCTTTTACAGTAAATTAATCGGCAGCATCAGTCTGACGCACGTCCATCAATCAGGGTGCAGTCTAGAGATAATAAACAACACGGAGAAAGTTGAAGGAGAATTTCACAACATGCATTAATCACTGCCACTCCAATAACGCAATGCACAGGACTGTGACATGATGCAACTTGCTGATATGAAGCACGACGCACACTTCGGCttctgctgtcatcatcagGCGGCTGGCTGTTGAACAGCTCTCTCTGAGCGACTGAGGTGAAATATGTTAACACTGCCAGCCACACCCAAGTCACGGCTGTCAGGGAAAGAATGCTATATTTGACGGATGATGGAAAACATCTGCCTTGACATGACGGATGGCCAAACCAGCAAATCCTTGAAGATATGTAACCCACAGGGAGCAGTGCAGCCGTGAGAGAAAACAAATACTCCCCCAACAGGCTTTTCAGTATGTCTGCTGAAGAATATCTGATGTGGATCATGTtggaaactgttttcttttggaGAAATTGGGGGGCAAACGCTAGTATCTACTTAATAAACTATCTCAGAAGAAAGAGACGCAGGGTGGGTATCTGCGAGATAGAACAGAGAGTTACAGGTCTGATCCAAGCTGTCAGCTCAAGGACGCCAATAAAGTCTTATAAATGATATGTTTGAGAGCTGACATGCTATCTGGAGGCCATTTTTGTTTTGGCTTACTCAGCCACAATATCACAGCAATAAAACTGAAGTTAAAGAAGTCTCTCTTCTGGATATTCCTTTACTCTTTAATTACTGACAAACCAGTCCCGGCTTGAGTCATTACTGCATCCTGACTCAATACTAATTCCTTCTCGCTCTGCCTGAGCTTGACACGTACCACGTTGACAGAGAGATAATGAGCTACCTTCTTCACCTGTCCTAATGAGCTGATTGAGACTGACCTCTGTGACCCACACTGACTCTTCAGCACTCACGCTTCCATTAGAACAGTGGTGTGTTTCTTACTGTGGATGATATCTAAAGAAGATGCATTAGAGAACTGCGGTAGACACACTTGCTCCAATGTATTTTTATACACCCATATATCACCTCCATCTGTGCACCCATCAAACCCACAACATACGCCCATCTACTGACCGCATGACTGGATGTCTGACAGATGAGATAGCAGCAGAGCAAGTTCTTTGACTTTCGCGCATCTTTCCCCGGCTAAGTGAGAACCAAAGGGCAGCAGGTGACATTTGGCCTACTTTTACGAGAGAGCCAAACCACCTTACGACCAGTGTTGGGTGTAACGCGTATGtgtaatcacattacttttttcagtaacgagtagtgtaaggcattactgttcTGAACGTAGTAATCACAATACAGTTTACCAAGCTCGTTCCTTACGTTACATTGGTAGTCGCATGCATCACACACAACGGGCAGGGGGGAGGGCCGGGGACCAtcaataatggaacagtgattggttggggtttggca
The sequence above is drawn from the Sparus aurata chromosome 21, fSpaAur1.1, whole genome shotgun sequence genome and encodes:
- the LOC115573180 gene encoding tubulin beta-2A chain isoform X1, which produces MREIVHIQAGQCGNQIGAKFWEVISDEHGIDPTGSYQGDSDLQLERINVYYNEASGSTGSKFVPRAILVDLEPGTMDSVRSGPFGQLFRPDNFVFGQSGAGNNWAKGHYTEGAELVDSVLDVVRKESENCDCLQGFQLTHSLGGGTGSGMGTLLISKIREEYPDRIMNTFSVMPSPKVSDTVVEPYNATLSVHQLVENTDETFSIDNEALYDICFRTLKLTTPTYGDLNHLVSATMSGVTTCLRFPGQLNADLRKLAVNMVPFPRLHFFMPGFAPLTSRGSQQYRALSVPELTQQMFDAKNMMAACDPRHGRYLTVAAIFRGRMSMKEVDEQMLSVQNKNSSYFVEWIPNNVKTAVCDIPPRGLKMSATFIGNSTAIQELFRRISEQFTAMFRRKAFLHWYTGEGMDEMEFTEAESNMNDLVSEYQQYQDATADEMGEYEEDEMEDEEEVRHDVRH
- the LOC115573180 gene encoding tubulin beta-2A chain isoform X2 encodes the protein MREIVHIQAGQCGNQIGAKFWEVISDEHGIDPTGSYQGDSDLQLERINVYYNEASGSKFVPRAILVDLEPGTMDSVRSGPFGQLFRPDNFVFGQSGAGNNWAKGHYTEGAELVDSVLDVVRKESENCDCLQGFQLTHSLGGGTGSGMGTLLISKIREEYPDRIMNTFSVMPSPKVSDTVVEPYNATLSVHQLVENTDETFSIDNEALYDICFRTLKLTTPTYGDLNHLVSATMSGVTTCLRFPGQLNADLRKLAVNMVPFPRLHFFMPGFAPLTSRGSQQYRALSVPELTQQMFDAKNMMAACDPRHGRYLTVAAIFRGRMSMKEVDEQMLSVQNKNSSYFVEWIPNNVKTAVCDIPPRGLKMSATFIGNSTAIQELFRRISEQFTAMFRRKAFLHWYTGEGMDEMEFTEAESNMNDLVSEYQQYQDATADEMGEYEEDEMEDEEEVRHDVRH